From Phalacrocorax carbo chromosome 6, bPhaCar2.1, whole genome shotgun sequence, a single genomic window includes:
- the LOC135314077 gene encoding uncharacterized protein LOC135314077: MITLSPALPLTVALCTLSLLPAGLRIYINPTWLIVESEAPPEDLKQPPVDAESMTTEWDSSIDVQSPYGLVRIMMDAVIEGLRKLPFVGESMVPKRHSSTGPRSPQSWVRLRKDVAPVGPKELPVVAKSVASDPPYPLGQLWDSLAQADRTQLCCRALQSLWLCFLSWVALRLWRNGNRPQGQGKERPASSSVGTDCSEEGTFSSDEAVHQLEAKITPLARCTRLVYRLRLKVFPHQHSEKKAEGEASGGEPSLAPCAPPPRACSRRIGKRRCRGAR, encoded by the exons ATGATAACTCTCAGCCCGGCTCTCCCCCTGACCGTGGCTCTCTGCACGTTGTCACTGTTGCCTGCTGGTCTTCGCATTTACATCAACCCCACCTGGCTCATTGTGGAGAGTGAAGCTCCTCCTGAAGACCTGAAGCAGCCACCCGTTGATGCGGAGAGCATGACCACCGAATGGGACAGCAGCATCGACGTTCAGAGCCCCTACGGCTTGGTTAGGATCATGATGGACGCTGTTATTGAGGGTCTGAGGAAGCTGCCCTTTGTGGGAGAGAGCATGGTCCCCAaacggcacagcagcactggcccccgcagcccccagagcTGGGTCAGGCTCAGGAAGGACGTCGCTCCTGTGGGCCCGAAGGAACTGCCCGTTGTCGCCAAGAGCGTGGCCTCTGACCCGCCCTACCCTCTGGGCCAGCTTTGGGACTCCCTTGCCCAGGCGGACAGGACCCAGCTGTGTTGCAGGGCCTTGCAAAGCCTGTGGCTGTGCTTCCTGTCTTGGGTTGCACTTCGCCTCTGGAGAAATGGGAACAGACCCCAGGGACAG GGAAAGGAACGGCCGGCCTCATCTTCTGTGGGAACAGACTGCTCGGAGGAGGGCACCTTCAGCTCTGATGAAGCCGTCCACCAGCTGGAGGCCAAAATCACCCCGCTGGCCAGGTGCACCAGGCTTGTCTACCGCCTCCGCCTGAAAGTGTTCCCGCACCAGCACTCCGAGAAGAAGGCGGAAGGCGAGGCAAGCGGAGGAGAGCCTTCTCTAGCTCCCTGTGCACCTCCACCTAGGGCGTGCTCTCGGCGGATTGGCAAGAGGAGATGCAGGGGTGCAA GGTGA